Proteins from a genomic interval of Oceanicoccus sp. KOV_DT_Chl:
- a CDS encoding glycosyltransferase, whose protein sequence is MKLAVIMPVYGDFSLTSACLDSVIQSKVMNATDFRLLVIYDCSGDKDIEQYLDNLEAAGLIELHKNLSNLGFVKTVNRGFSYTEDADCIILNSDTLVNGDWIDRLVSVADSDPAIGTITPYTNNGEICSFPEICKDNVLPEFTTFAEIDRAFSRNYDEAIIDLPTGVGFCMYVSRQALKAAGNFDEGAFGKGYGEENDLCQRFAKLGYRNVLAPNIFVYHSGGASFGEKKQQLINNAMTVINNRYPDYAALVSVFIENDLPQYTRFKTMARLMAESDKPSILMICHGLGGGTGRYVDELCDFFHGAANFFRLTPSQNKRVSLSFPAWCGLDPLSFSIEENYDNFIDLLQSLSLNLIHINHIKGYEFLVSRLIKDMALRYIFTLHDYYLVSGNPVLTGGNGIHDSQIALDPQLRHKDFDRHIRFCSYQDWLSLGEILIEGAHTVIAPCRSIVDIFQGIYPNASYLVTPHLDTQQLSVYPDVYVRPTSSEALKKVVVLGALSQEKGADILEQVADLARENGLNIEFHLVGYGYRRLSSNVIVTGPYAEEDLPALLDKINPDLIWFPSRWAETYSYTLSAAFLAACPVMVPEFGAQYVRSSGRPQTTVFTSYEAKDLLDTIQTSLSSLDQHQGKTIHWQQDMCDGFSYLEDYLWLAEPNAERGRISDELAVACLDNYRPPELTENFKKKLLRLLVMIRMSRMGATVSRLVPLSLQKKIKRMLFRGSVHEL, encoded by the coding sequence ATGAAGTTAGCAGTGATAATGCCTGTCTATGGGGATTTTAGCTTAACATCGGCTTGTCTTGACAGTGTTATTCAATCAAAGGTTATGAATGCAACTGATTTCCGGTTGCTAGTGATTTATGACTGTTCTGGGGACAAGGACATTGAACAGTATCTGGATAATTTGGAGGCGGCTGGCTTAATAGAGCTACACAAAAATCTATCTAATCTTGGGTTTGTTAAGACGGTCAATCGCGGTTTTTCCTACACCGAGGATGCCGATTGCATTATTTTAAATAGTGATACTCTGGTTAATGGTGATTGGATCGATCGTCTTGTGAGTGTTGCCGATAGTGATCCGGCAATTGGGACTATTACGCCGTACACTAATAATGGTGAGATATGTTCTTTTCCTGAAATCTGTAAGGATAATGTGCTCCCGGAATTCACAACCTTTGCTGAGATTGATAGAGCTTTTTCCAGGAATTACGATGAAGCTATTATTGACCTGCCGACAGGAGTGGGTTTTTGTATGTATGTCAGCCGCCAAGCTTTAAAGGCGGCTGGTAATTTTGATGAGGGCGCTTTTGGAAAGGGTTATGGAGAAGAAAACGACCTTTGTCAGCGCTTTGCCAAGCTTGGCTACAGAAATGTTTTAGCGCCTAACATCTTTGTTTATCACTCGGGTGGAGCTAGCTTTGGAGAAAAAAAGCAGCAACTTATTAATAATGCGATGACAGTTATTAATAATAGGTATCCAGATTATGCCGCATTAGTATCTGTGTTTATTGAAAACGATTTACCGCAATATACACGTTTTAAGACTATGGCTCGCCTGATGGCAGAATCGGATAAGCCATCCATCCTGATGATTTGTCATGGCTTGGGAGGAGGGACTGGGCGTTATGTCGATGAGTTATGCGATTTTTTTCATGGGGCCGCTAATTTTTTCCGTTTAACTCCTTCCCAAAACAAACGTGTGAGCCTGTCCTTCCCAGCATGGTGTGGCCTGGATCCGCTATCTTTTAGTATCGAAGAAAACTACGATAATTTTATTGACTTATTACAGTCACTTTCTTTAAATCTCATACATATTAATCATATAAAAGGTTATGAATTTCTGGTGTCACGCCTGATTAAAGATATGGCATTACGGTATATCTTTACTCTGCACGACTATTATCTGGTGTCGGGAAATCCAGTACTTACCGGTGGTAATGGTATTCACGACTCTCAGATAGCTTTGGATCCACAATTAAGGCACAAGGATTTTGACCGGCATATTAGATTCTGTAGTTATCAGGATTGGCTGTCCCTTGGTGAGATATTGATTGAGGGGGCGCATACAGTCATTGCTCCTTGTCGTAGCATCGTTGATATTTTTCAGGGTATTTATCCCAATGCCAGCTACTTGGTAACGCCTCACTTGGATACCCAACAATTATCCGTATACCCGGATGTGTATGTAAGGCCAACTAGCAGTGAGGCTTTAAAGAAAGTTGTGGTATTAGGGGCTTTAAGTCAGGAAAAAGGTGCGGATATACTTGAGCAGGTCGCAGACCTTGCAAGAGAAAATGGACTCAATATTGAATTCCATCTGGTAGGTTATGGATACCGCCGGCTTAGTTCAAATGTGATTGTTACTGGCCCATATGCTGAAGAGGATTTGCCAGCGCTCTTGGACAAGATCAACCCCGACCTGATTTGGTTTCCCTCGCGCTGGGCTGAAACCTATAGTTACACATTGAGCGCTGCATTTCTCGCTGCATGCCCAGTGATGGTCCCAGAGTTTGGTGCGCAATATGTTCGCTCTTCCGGACGCCCACAAACAACTGTTTTTACTTCCTACGAGGCAAAGGATTTACTGGATACAATTCAGACTAGCCTGTCATCACTTGATCAGCATCAGGGAAAAACGATTCACTGGCAGCAGGATATGTGCGACGGTTTCAGTTACCTTGAAGACTATTTGTGGCTGGCAGAACCCAATGCTGAAAGGGGGAGGATCAGTGATGAATTGGCTGTCGCTTGTTTGGATAATTATAGGCCACCTGAGCTGACCGAGAATTTCAAAAAGAAACTTTTACGGTTGTTGGTCATGATAAGAATGAGCCGAATGGGTGCGACAGTATCACGATTAGTTCCATTGTCGTTACAGAAAAAGATTAAGCGTATGTTATTTCGAGGCAGTGTTCATGAGTTATAG
- a CDS encoding class I SAM-dependent methyltransferase — protein sequence MYKYNEEFYNYIGGGAVDSAKIIVPLVLKVLLRQVDSVLDVGCGAGAWLSVWKEHGSRITGIDGEYVNRDMLMIAPDTFVGRDLRFEFLLPQHYDLVQCLEVAEHLPGSSAPQLVASLCRHSDIVVFSAAPPGQGGENHINEQDYSYWRDLFDKNNFQMYDCLRPI from the coding sequence TTGTATAAATATAATGAAGAATTCTATAACTATATCGGTGGGGGCGCAGTAGATTCTGCCAAGATAATTGTACCGCTTGTATTAAAAGTGTTATTACGCCAAGTAGACTCAGTGCTGGATGTGGGGTGTGGTGCTGGCGCATGGTTGTCGGTATGGAAAGAGCACGGTAGTCGCATAACGGGTATCGATGGTGAGTACGTAAACAGGGATATGTTAATGATAGCGCCAGATACTTTTGTGGGGCGGGATTTAAGGTTTGAGTTTTTGCTCCCGCAGCATTATGATTTAGTCCAATGTTTAGAGGTAGCGGAGCACCTTCCCGGTTCTTCTGCTCCACAATTGGTGGCTAGTCTTTGCCGACATAGTGATATTGTAGTTTTTTCTGCTGCACCGCCTGGCCAAGGTGGAGAGAATCATATTAATGAGCAGGATTATTCATATTGGAGGGATCTTTTTGATAAGAATAATTTTCAGATGTATGACTGTCTTCGCCCCATCTGA
- a CDS encoding glycosyltransferase family 2 protein encodes MVIPCYNEEEILPIISVKLKAKLSLLIEQGLIHEASKVYFIDDGSIDDTWLTISSLVEEGGPFVGVRLTRNFGHQYALYAGLMQADGDALISLDADLQDDIDVIEEMIQLYLEGNEIVYGVRENRESDSLFKKWTAISHYRISALLGVNTVQDHADYRLLSRRAVKMLGQYRETNIYLRGVIPLLGLKSSKVYYTRHARVAGESKYNLKSMFSLSVKGVTSFSIMPLRIITLLGFLVFIISLIMGGWALTAAIGGDTAIAGWASTVIPIYLFGGIQLLALGVAGEYIGKTYIEVKNRPLYLIDEICRNDIQVEQKSDN; translated from the coding sequence TTGGTTATACCTTGTTATAACGAAGAAGAAATTCTTCCAATTATTTCGGTTAAATTAAAAGCCAAGCTGTCACTATTAATAGAGCAAGGCTTGATCCATGAGGCATCTAAAGTTTACTTTATCGATGATGGTAGCATTGATGATACTTGGTTAACGATTTCTTCTCTTGTCGAAGAGGGGGGGCCTTTTGTAGGGGTAAGGTTAACCAGAAACTTTGGTCACCAGTATGCGCTCTATGCTGGCCTGATGCAGGCTGATGGCGATGCCCTGATTTCGTTAGATGCAGATTTACAGGATGATATAGATGTTATTGAGGAGATGATTCAGCTTTATCTTGAAGGTAATGAAATTGTGTATGGAGTGCGTGAGAATCGGGAAAGCGACAGCCTCTTTAAGAAATGGACTGCTATTTCGCACTATCGAATTTCGGCTTTGTTAGGTGTAAATACAGTCCAGGATCACGCTGACTATCGTTTGCTAAGCCGGCGAGCAGTTAAAATGTTAGGTCAATATCGTGAGACCAATATTTATTTAAGAGGTGTGATTCCTTTATTAGGGCTGAAATCTTCCAAAGTCTATTATACCCGGCATGCACGAGTTGCTGGAGAATCGAAATACAATCTTAAAAGCATGTTTAGCTTGTCAGTTAAAGGTGTGACGTCTTTTTCAATTATGCCCTTACGAATTATCACCTTACTGGGGTTTCTGGTTTTTATAATTTCTCTCATCATGGGCGGATGGGCACTAACTGCCGCAATAGGAGGTGATACTGCAATAGCAGGGTGGGCCTCTACAGTAATTCCAATCTATTTATTTGGTGGTATTCAGCTGTTAGCGCTTGGTGTGGCTGGGGAGTATATTGGTAAAACCTATATAGAGGTTAAAAATCGCCCGCTTTATTTAATTGACGAAATATGCCGTAACGACATACAGGTCGAGCAGAAGTCAGATAATTGA
- a CDS encoding bifunctional 2-polyprenyl-6-hydroxyphenol methylase/3-demethylubiquinol 3-O-methyltransferase UbiG, with protein sequence MKTEFSNDQYDFAYPDGIENHWWSMARSKIISKVISKHLSPGALILEVGAGKGVTVKQLRSYDIFCDGVELAEVTPLKGVEDVMVTGLSAEELSQSEREKYEVILLLDVIEHLPDPHAFIKALRLSFPNVSTVLITVPAGPKIWSNYDQFYGHYRRYNLSMLAHLVESLGAISLVKSYFFHLPYLPARVLSIFKVSRSVRINAPHGLLVFLNKIIAKLMFFDFICMPACVAGTSAIVCFKFNKL encoded by the coding sequence ATGAAAACAGAATTTTCAAATGATCAATATGATTTTGCTTACCCGGATGGCATTGAAAATCATTGGTGGAGCATGGCTAGAAGTAAGATTATTTCGAAAGTTATTTCTAAGCATTTATCTCCCGGCGCTCTAATTCTTGAAGTTGGTGCTGGCAAGGGTGTTACGGTCAAGCAGTTAAGAAGTTACGATATTTTTTGTGATGGTGTGGAGTTAGCTGAGGTGACTCCTTTAAAGGGCGTTGAGGATGTTATGGTGACAGGCCTCAGCGCTGAAGAATTGTCTCAATCCGAGCGAGAAAAATACGAGGTGATTTTATTACTTGATGTAATAGAACATTTGCCAGATCCTCATGCTTTTATAAAAGCATTAAGGCTGTCCTTCCCCAATGTTTCCACTGTATTGATTACTGTTCCGGCCGGTCCAAAAATATGGTCTAATTATGATCAATTTTATGGGCATTACCGACGTTATAATTTGAGTATGCTGGCCCACTTGGTAGAGTCTCTAGGCGCAATATCATTGGTAAAAAGTTATTTTTTTCACCTGCCTTATCTTCCAGCACGAGTCCTCTCTATTTTTAAGGTTAGCAGAAGCGTTCGAATTAATGCTCCGCATGGGTTGTTGGTATTTTTAAATAAAATTATTGCTAAATTGATGTTTTTTGATTTTATTTGCATGCCTGCTTGTGTGGCGGGTACTAGCGCGATAGTTTGTTTTAAATTTAACAAATTATAA
- a CDS encoding glycosyltransferase family 39 protein produces MLRKQSHPMSLPTNERIRLTAYFVAILLVLCALLYNHFQMISASIPLDYNEAAQPTVTATIASGENPYTLKNQPSRASVYPVLYNIIVAPLTFVFGNNLELHRSVVAIFILGSCVLCYFATYKESRSASNSLASAILYYAALLFYSTPIASPNSTGLFFFLASIFIPWQFNFSNRSLVIALILGILAFYSKQYFIASLGYLSLYLFIAVSKKKALAFGILSLLSIITSLIVIHKTSPYFLDNTFFSVKIVISTISSNQAMLKQMSLFFEYYLALLLLTTFLVIYKLSTEKTTTNEYRKDKYEKKYQLFNFKNINAPLLSRKPNYILFCLACSISIIVLILGKNPANNMTYLFQIMSPFFLIASFKTISNSDKFKWISLPLIVFSLYKSYEVLPKDFTVDTESWRKLEAIMSENKKIYGPPIILTQILNTDKPIYQNGHTNYFMYASFKPEIFKRTEKDTILNTIWQSHISRIYKNIEDQEFDLIILDRSTKIPAPPSHLDPAIDGTSYLKKYYEKTDILTISLIKRPGGGRYNLSIWRPKGKIDKITEL; encoded by the coding sequence ATGCTGAGGAAACAAAGTCACCCTATGAGCTTGCCGACCAACGAAAGAATACGGCTAACAGCTTATTTTGTAGCCATTTTACTAGTGCTCTGCGCTTTACTCTACAATCACTTCCAAATGATTTCAGCAAGCATTCCACTTGACTATAATGAAGCGGCTCAACCAACAGTTACAGCAACGATAGCGTCGGGCGAAAACCCTTATACATTAAAGAACCAGCCTTCAAGAGCGAGCGTATACCCCGTTCTGTACAACATAATCGTAGCCCCCTTGACGTTTGTGTTCGGCAATAACTTAGAACTACATCGAAGTGTAGTTGCTATTTTCATCCTGGGATCATGTGTACTTTGCTACTTTGCAACATACAAGGAAAGCAGGTCCGCATCTAATAGTCTGGCTTCAGCCATACTCTATTATGCTGCACTGCTTTTTTATTCCACCCCAATTGCAAGCCCAAATAGCACTGGATTGTTTTTCTTTCTAGCCAGCATTTTCATTCCCTGGCAGTTCAATTTTTCTAATCGAAGTTTAGTGATAGCACTGATTCTCGGCATACTGGCCTTCTATAGTAAACAATATTTTATCGCCAGTTTAGGGTACCTGAGCCTATATTTATTTATTGCAGTATCCAAGAAAAAAGCTCTTGCTTTTGGAATACTATCACTGCTGTCTATAATAACTAGCCTTATTGTGATTCACAAAACCTCTCCATACTTTTTAGATAACACATTTTTTTCGGTTAAAATAGTTATAAGCACAATCTCGTCAAATCAAGCCATGCTAAAGCAGATGTCATTATTTTTTGAATATTACTTAGCACTGCTACTCTTGACTACTTTTTTAGTTATATACAAACTATCTACTGAAAAAACAACAACAAATGAATATCGTAAAGATAAATACGAAAAGAAATATCAACTATTTAATTTTAAAAATATAAACGCCCCACTACTTTCCAGAAAGCCAAACTATATATTATTTTGCTTAGCCTGCTCTATATCAATAATAGTTTTAATATTAGGCAAGAACCCTGCAAATAACATGACATATCTTTTCCAGATAATGTCACCCTTCTTTCTAATAGCATCTTTCAAAACAATATCGAATAGCGATAAATTCAAATGGATATCCTTACCCCTTATAGTTTTCTCCCTGTACAAAAGCTATGAGGTTCTTCCAAAAGATTTCACCGTTGACACTGAAAGCTGGAGGAAGTTAGAAGCAATTATGTCAGAGAATAAAAAAATATATGGCCCCCCCATTATTCTCACCCAAATACTCAATACTGACAAACCAATATATCAAAATGGCCATACAAACTACTTTATGTACGCCAGTTTCAAACCAGAAATATTTAAAAGAACTGAAAAAGACACCATTCTAAACACTATATGGCAATCACATATAAGCCGAATTTATAAAAACATAGAGGATCAAGAATTTGATCTGATAATACTAGATCGCTCGACGAAAATACCAGCGCCACCATCGCATCTAGACCCCGCTATAGATGGCACCAGCTACTTAAAAAAATACTATGAAAAAACTGATATATTAACTATTTCGCTAATCAAAAGGCCTGGCGGCGGAAGATATAATTTAAGTATTTGGCGCCCGAAAGGCAAGATAGATAAAATCACAGAGTTATAA
- a CDS encoding lysylphosphatidylglycerol synthase domain-containing protein has protein sequence MNNPRQPATEMSSARQWLQSNQIRKLLNWILPFTVSAALLSYTLSGIDIAAVYSRITVDQILLFIPALLIFLGVSLLIEGLCLVSVVSQSKKAVITLAMATKIKAASYLLGLINYAIGAGALSFLLHRRAGLPLADAAGAVFIIGLFDLSSLIILVSISIMLTGGNAIGVQVSIVLMVGLGIIAGFVVLRAPLAMGIFDRVRHLNVFSAARTLPIKYLVWLVTMRMGFVFSYILLTWSILEGFDIQLPWITMAVYVSVLLFVTALPIAAAGLGTGQLVFVTLFSGYADKETLLAASFTLSIGLIIARLTMGLIFAREYSAEALSADRL, from the coding sequence ATGAACAATCCACGACAACCTGCTACAGAGATGAGCTCAGCTAGACAGTGGCTGCAAAGTAACCAGATACGCAAATTGCTAAATTGGATTCTTCCTTTCACGGTTAGCGCGGCACTTCTTTCTTACACACTTTCAGGTATAGACATAGCGGCGGTTTACTCAAGAATTACTGTTGACCAGATATTGTTATTTATTCCCGCTTTGCTGATATTTCTGGGAGTCAGCCTACTGATTGAGGGCCTATGCCTTGTCAGTGTAGTTTCGCAGTCAAAAAAAGCTGTAATCACCCTCGCAATGGCAACAAAAATAAAAGCAGCGTCTTATCTACTAGGACTTATTAATTACGCCATTGGCGCTGGTGCGCTCAGCTTCTTATTGCACCGCCGCGCCGGTTTACCCCTTGCAGATGCAGCAGGAGCTGTATTTATCATCGGACTTTTCGATTTGAGCAGCCTCATTATACTTGTAAGTATAAGTATCATGCTTACTGGCGGCAACGCTATCGGTGTTCAGGTCAGCATAGTACTAATGGTCGGTCTAGGAATCATCGCAGGCTTCGTTGTATTGCGTGCGCCACTAGCAATGGGCATATTTGACCGGGTTCGACATCTGAATGTTTTTAGCGCTGCTCGGACATTACCCATCAAGTATCTAGTATGGCTTGTCACCATGCGCATGGGTTTTGTATTCAGTTACATTCTGCTCACTTGGTCAATTTTGGAAGGCTTCGACATCCAACTACCGTGGATCACAATGGCAGTCTATGTTTCTGTTTTGTTATTCGTCACTGCGTTACCCATCGCCGCAGCAGGACTAGGGACAGGCCAACTCGTATTCGTGACACTTTTCAGCGGATACGCCGACAAAGAGACGTTGTTAGCCGCCAGCTTTACTCTCTCAATTGGATTAATTATAGCGCGCTTAACCATGGGGTTGATTTTTGCACGGGAGTACAGTGCTGAAGCGCTCTCTGCGGACAGACTATAG
- a CDS encoding fatty acid desaturase yields MSSTNTEDGDTQFTPEEKQRYRRPKTLRLVFDLSLSWIQAILACSVFIIYPSVWSWLICVMIIAGAQHGLSMISHEAAHRLIWPQDHRINDRIGTYLFAAPALLPFNVYRQRHFIHHRLVSQQNDTKTFYRRDVRGWRFLIEILRSLSGLDYILQAVEAMRHGKQEGNGEKSKQFKANLRHDQRAIIAVHGIIFLVFLTVDPLHAGIPTYYFILWLWPLLTLSFLLGKLRSLAEHQPPRADNTSAANTATPYFLNTPGPMLRSVHATWLERLFLSKINFHYHAEHHLWPWISYQYLPEVNCRLWQDEYGTRTVKNNQVSIEENYCRVLANKIRGA; encoded by the coding sequence TTGAGCTCAACTAATACCGAGGATGGGGACACTCAGTTCACTCCTGAGGAGAAACAACGCTACCGCAGGCCCAAAACGCTGCGACTGGTATTTGATCTATCGCTGTCCTGGATTCAAGCAATTCTAGCCTGCTCAGTATTTATCATTTATCCCTCAGTCTGGAGCTGGCTAATTTGCGTAATGATTATTGCAGGCGCACAGCACGGTTTGTCGATGATCAGCCACGAAGCAGCACACCGACTAATATGGCCTCAAGACCACCGGATCAACGACCGTATTGGCACCTATCTTTTTGCAGCGCCAGCGCTACTTCCATTCAATGTGTATCGACAACGCCACTTTATCCATCACCGCTTAGTGTCTCAGCAAAATGATACAAAAACCTTCTATCGACGCGACGTACGTGGCTGGCGGTTTTTAATCGAGATACTGCGAAGTCTATCCGGACTCGACTATATTCTCCAAGCGGTGGAGGCAATGCGACACGGAAAACAAGAAGGTAACGGCGAAAAATCCAAACAATTTAAAGCTAACTTACGCCACGACCAAAGAGCAATAATTGCGGTACACGGGATTATTTTTCTGGTTTTCCTAACAGTGGACCCGCTGCACGCAGGCATTCCTACCTACTATTTCATCCTATGGCTATGGCCACTATTAACCTTGAGCTTCCTCCTTGGAAAATTGCGCTCTCTTGCCGAACATCAACCACCCCGAGCTGACAATACTTCGGCTGCCAACACTGCCACCCCCTACTTTCTAAATACGCCCGGACCGATGTTACGCTCAGTTCACGCAACATGGCTTGAGCGTTTATTTCTTTCTAAAATCAACTTTCATTACCACGCGGAACATCATCTTTGGCCCTGGATAAGTTACCAATATTTACCCGAAGTTAATTGCAGGCTTTGGCAAGATGAATATGGCACGCGTACCGTAAAAAATAATCAGGTCTCCATTGAGGAAAACTACTGCAGGGTCTTAGCGAATAAGATACGCGGAGCATGA
- a CDS encoding class I SAM-dependent methyltransferase, with amino-acid sequence MTQDTLAQIHCPVCCTSSSHNLAVQPQDYEYDVDIAAQFSLCSCTSCGSEFVWPRPTLAQLQHMYPENYYAYDQEMGHFWQTLYDRRCRAEAKRLLKLTSRRPIRLFDVGAGDCRHFRAIGSIGGFEFSGVEMNKDMARAACDAGFDISDGTFEEYNPTERAGTVDILTMNHLIEHVIDPQAMLKKALTLLADGGVFYGRTPKLGSLGNRLFGRYWGGYHFPRHLHLFTKQSLDALLHDSGFRDVEIVEDLNLFPALSLQNLLLGKLGLPLTIDGGHTRLWTLLVAITAPLSIFDFLVRRGDCMIFIARK; translated from the coding sequence ATGACCCAAGATACCCTAGCGCAAATACATTGCCCCGTATGCTGCACAAGTAGCAGTCACAATCTGGCGGTTCAGCCGCAGGATTACGAGTACGACGTCGATATTGCAGCACAATTTAGTCTTTGTAGCTGCACTAGTTGCGGCTCTGAGTTTGTGTGGCCACGCCCAACTCTGGCTCAACTCCAGCACATGTACCCAGAAAACTATTATGCTTACGATCAGGAGATGGGACATTTCTGGCAAACCCTTTATGACAGACGCTGTCGAGCAGAGGCCAAGCGACTACTCAAGCTCACCTCAAGACGCCCAATACGCCTCTTCGATGTAGGTGCCGGAGACTGCCGTCATTTTCGCGCAATTGGGTCAATCGGAGGCTTTGAGTTCTCTGGTGTAGAGATGAACAAAGACATGGCCCGCGCCGCATGTGACGCCGGATTTGATATTTCTGATGGGACTTTTGAAGAATACAACCCAACAGAACGAGCAGGCACTGTTGATATCCTTACAATGAACCATCTGATCGAGCATGTTATCGACCCACAGGCCATGCTGAAAAAAGCGTTAACATTGCTGGCTGACGGTGGCGTATTTTACGGACGCACTCCAAAACTGGGCAGTCTGGGCAACCGTCTTTTTGGTCGTTACTGGGGCGGCTATCACTTTCCACGCCACCTGCATCTATTTACAAAGCAATCCCTCGATGCACTCTTACATGATAGCGGCTTTCGCGATGTGGAAATTGTAGAAGATCTAAACTTATTTCCAGCGCTATCTTTGCAAAACCTCCTTCTGGGAAAGCTTGGCTTACCACTAACAATAGACGGCGGGCATACTCGACTATGGACGTTACTTGTGGCCATCACCGCACCACTAAGTATTTTTGACTTTCTCGTTCGTCGCGGCGACTGCATGATATTCATCGCCCGCAAATGA
- a CDS encoding bifunctional 2-polyprenyl-6-hydroxyphenol methylase/3-demethylubiquinol 3-O-methyltransferase UbiG, with translation MTTLDDKTIQDFDEQWTRYSDNDGWYASLDLFKDMISPLLSCEDLKDKNIADIGSGTGRIVGMLLDAGASHVYAIEPATGAYQKMKANIAEMPKGDQVTCINARGDDWQAASPLDYVFSIGVIQFIVDPGTTLKTAYDNLKPGGDIFLWLYSYEGNELYLNFIQPLRKLTTKLPHFMLTVVIEVLYATLCIYRLATTLLPLPLKKYIETIWWPMTPKKRRLVIYDQLNPSHAKYHKKHEALEILEKSGFCNLEIHHRHGYSWCVKGTKPCA, from the coding sequence ATGACAACTCTCGATGACAAAACCATTCAGGATTTTGACGAACAATGGACACGCTACAGTGACAACGATGGCTGGTACGCATCTTTAGATCTCTTTAAAGACATGATTTCGCCGCTACTTTCTTGTGAGGATTTAAAAGATAAAAACATCGCCGATATTGGCAGCGGCACTGGCCGTATCGTCGGTATGCTTTTAGATGCTGGTGCATCACACGTCTATGCAATAGAACCCGCAACAGGCGCATACCAGAAAATGAAAGCCAATATAGCCGAAATGCCTAAAGGTGATCAGGTGACATGTATCAACGCCCGCGGTGATGATTGGCAAGCAGCATCCCCTTTAGATTATGTATTTTCTATCGGCGTCATACAGTTTATTGTTGACCCCGGCACAACGCTTAAAACAGCCTATGACAACCTAAAACCAGGAGGTGATATTTTCCTGTGGCTTTACAGTTATGAAGGCAACGAACTCTACCTGAACTTTATTCAACCTTTACGTAAGCTGACCACCAAACTACCCCATTTCATGCTAACTGTTGTTATTGAAGTGCTCTACGCCACCCTCTGCATTTACAGACTCGCGACAACTTTACTACCACTACCACTGAAAAAATATATAGAAACAATTTGGTGGCCAATGACGCCCAAAAAGAGACGGCTTGTGATATACGACCAACTAAACCCCTCGCATGCCAAGTACCACAAAAAACATGAAGCACTAGAAATTTTAGAAAAATCTGGATTTTGTAATCTCGAAATACATCATCGTCATGGATATAGCTGGTGCGTAAAGGGAACCAAGCCCTGCGCTTAA
- a CDS encoding SDR family NAD(P)-dependent oxidoreductase, with protein MKKFNNILVFGATSAICHAVLKILSEQTCHFFLAARDESRLAAITQDLKTRGATISGTSSFDFNHVDSIQSCVDSASNKMGSLDLILVAHGTLPDNELLEKDINKAIESINANFTSCAAIVLESCQRLEAQGSGTLAVISSVAGDRGRKTNYIYGASKSALNTLLQGLQGRFSGTNIRIVNIKPGMIDTPMTRDFQKGLLWSTPEKIAPAIYKAILIGKSNCYVPSYWRLIMLIIKFLPAAILYRLPI; from the coding sequence TTGAAAAAGTTTAATAACATTCTAGTATTTGGGGCCACTTCAGCGATATGCCACGCCGTACTAAAAATACTCTCTGAGCAAACATGTCATTTTTTTCTAGCAGCAAGAGATGAGTCGCGACTAGCAGCAATAACGCAAGACTTGAAAACAAGAGGCGCCACTATCAGTGGTACCAGCAGCTTTGATTTCAATCATGTTGACTCAATTCAGTCCTGTGTAGATAGCGCTAGTAATAAAATGGGGAGTCTGGATCTCATACTGGTCGCACACGGTACCCTCCCCGACAACGAGCTGCTGGAAAAAGATATCAACAAGGCTATCGAATCCATTAATGCCAACTTCACAAGTTGTGCCGCCATAGTACTGGAAAGCTGCCAGCGACTAGAAGCTCAGGGCAGCGGCACTCTGGCAGTCATTTCATCGGTCGCAGGTGACCGGGGGCGCAAGACCAATTACATTTATGGCGCCAGCAAAAGTGCCCTGAACACATTACTACAAGGCTTACAGGGACGATTTTCAGGAACAAATATACGCATAGTCAATATTAAACCCGGAATGATCGACACCCCCATGACCAGAGACTTTCAAAAGGGTTTACTGTGGTCAACGCCCGAGAAAATCGCCCCAGCGATATACAAGGCTATATTAATAGGAAAAAGTAACTGCTATGTGCCGTCCTACTGGCGACTCATTATGCTCATAATAAAATTTCTACCTGCGGCTATACTTTATCGGCTACCTATATAA